In Phormidium ambiguum IAM M-71, a single window of DNA contains:
- a CDS encoding cytochrome b/b6 domain-containing protein: MPPTKPYQPLTLRLLHGITALIVISAAIAGFLVYDSWDGRFGRLGLTVKNRDLIDIHGTIAFFLLPILILLTIYSIRVGHRRLIQPDSFSKLKEVGQPIWWYTLQRFANTLMLIAALFALLSGKFQDENWLPQGELNHPWYYAHLIAWCGVVIALALHLLMGIKVGGIPLLLSMFDSKTRPDDNPKLWPEKIKNWLRNPHW; this comes from the coding sequence ATGCCACCCACAAAACCTTATCAACCACTAACTCTCAGACTATTGCACGGTATTACCGCCTTAATTGTAATTAGTGCTGCGATCGCCGGATTTTTAGTATATGATAGCTGGGACGGTCGTTTCGGTCGCCTGGGACTAACTGTAAAAAACCGCGATTTAATTGATATTCATGGAACTATTGCTTTTTTCTTGTTACCAATTTTGATACTTTTGACAATTTACAGCATTCGGGTTGGTCATCGACGTTTAATTCAACCCGATTCTTTCAGCAAACTCAAAGAAGTTGGTCAACCAATTTGGTGGTATACCCTCCAACGTTTCGCTAATACTTTAATGTTAATTGCTGCTTTATTTGCTTTGCTTTCTGGTAAATTTCAAGACGAAAATTGGCTACCACAAGGAGAATTAAATCATCCTTGGTACTACGCACATTTGATTGCTTGGTGTGGTGTTGTAATTGCTTTAGCATTGCATTTATTAATGGGGATTAAAGTTGGGGGAATTCCTCTACTGCTGTCTATGTTTGACAGCAAAACTCGCCCAGATGATAATCCTAAATTATGGCCAGAAAAAATTAAAAATTGGTTACGAAATCCACATTGGTAA
- the dacB gene encoding D-alanyl-D-alanine carboxypeptidase/D-alanyl-D-alanine-endopeptidase yields MRCKRLTAVGETVAFLILFLGFPWSIKATSTEAELVGSTQSIVSAKENSARNICPSQLPEAIDAIVDRPEHRRLYWGILIQRLSPSRPLYTRNAQQYFIPASNVKLFTTAAALLQLGSEFRIRTSVYGKDGILRLVGRGDPSLTNAQLQDLAQQLHRQGIRQIQQLIVQDGYFQGLSHHPTWEWEDVYADYGAPINSLILNQNLVELQLSPQALGEPVKITWTDPLAAWQWQIENQTLTEISGAKSAFEVNGILGKPSLQIRGQMAIDSPSQVLSIPVRTPGEHFLQHFKLALIKEGITVAQSQVINSTEQVKEPELAFVESPPLSQLITDINQPSNNLYAEALLRTLGVNNSPINNQDTATAGLNLIQTKLSNLGVDRGSFILVDGSGLSRRNLVSPESIVQTLQVISRSPQGEIYLTSLPIAGISGTLRNRFKDSPAMGIIYAKTGTLTGVVTLSGYVDTPNYERLVFSIMVNQSDKPTRIIRNAIDEIVLLLTQLKRCE; encoded by the coding sequence ATGAGATGTAAAAGGCTAACAGCAGTTGGGGAAACAGTGGCTTTCTTAATATTATTTTTAGGTTTTCCCTGGAGTATAAAAGCTACCTCTACTGAAGCCGAATTAGTTGGTTCTACACAGTCTATAGTATCAGCTAAGGAGAATTCTGCCAGGAATATTTGTCCTAGTCAATTACCAGAAGCGATCGATGCGATCGTCGATCGTCCCGAACATCGTCGCCTATATTGGGGCATCTTAATTCAAAGATTATCACCTTCGCGCCCCCTTTACACCCGGAATGCCCAACAATATTTTATCCCCGCTTCCAACGTTAAACTATTCACCACTGCTGCTGCTTTATTGCAATTAGGATCGGAATTTCGCATCCGCACTTCTGTTTATGGCAAAGATGGCATTTTACGCTTAGTCGGACGCGGCGACCCTAGTTTAACAAATGCACAATTACAAGACTTAGCACAACAATTACACCGTCAAGGAATTCGCCAAATTCAGCAATTAATTGTTCAAGATGGTTATTTTCAAGGATTATCACATCATCCGACTTGGGAATGGGAAGACGTTTATGCAGATTATGGCGCACCAATTAACAGTTTAATTTTGAATCAAAATTTAGTGGAATTGCAACTTTCACCCCAAGCATTAGGAGAACCTGTAAAAATTACTTGGACTGACCCTTTGGCAGCATGGCAATGGCAAATTGAAAACCAAACATTGACGGAAATAAGTGGGGCAAAAAGTGCTTTTGAAGTGAATGGTATTTTAGGTAAACCTAGTTTACAAATTCGCGGGCAAATGGCAATTGATTCGCCATCACAAGTATTATCTATACCTGTTAGAACTCCAGGGGAGCACTTTTTACAGCATTTTAAATTAGCTTTAATTAAAGAAGGAATTACTGTAGCACAATCTCAGGTAATTAACAGTACAGAACAGGTTAAGGAACCGGAATTAGCTTTTGTGGAATCTCCACCATTATCGCAATTAATTACTGATATAAATCAACCGAGTAATAATCTTTATGCTGAAGCTTTGTTAAGAACTTTAGGAGTTAATAATTCTCCGATTAACAATCAAGATACTGCTACGGCGGGGTTAAATTTAATTCAAACAAAATTGAGTAATTTAGGTGTCGATCGCGGAAGTTTTATTTTAGTAGATGGTTCTGGTTTATCTCGACGCAATTTAGTAAGTCCTGAATCTATTGTCCAAACGTTGCAAGTAATTTCCCGTTCGCCTCAAGGAGAAATTTATCTTACTTCTTTACCTATTGCTGGGATTAGCGGAACTTTACGTAATCGGTTTAAAGATAGTCCAGCAATGGGAATTATTTATGCTAAAACGGGTACTCTAACAGGAGTAGTAACATTATCAGGATATGTGGACACGCCAAATTATGAAAGATTAGTTTTTAGCATTATGGTGAATCAATCAGATAAACCTACACGAATTATTCGGAATGCAATTGATGAAATTGTGCTGTTATTAACTCAGTTAAAGCGGTGTGAGTAA
- the ilvB gene encoding biosynthetic-type acetolactate synthase large subunit, which translates to MSSKESSGGEDTSSPHAIRATGSFALLDSLKRHGVKHIFGYPGGAILPIYDEVYRFEAAGDIKHFLVRHEQGAAHAADGYARATGKVGVCFGTSGPGATNLVTGIATAYMDSIPIVVITGQVPRAAIGTDAFQEIDIYGITLPIVKHSYVVRDPKDMARIVAEAFHIASTGRPGPVLIDVPKDVGLEEFDYVPVDPGSVKLHGYRPTFKGNPRQISQAISLIREAQRPLLYVGGGAIAASAHSEIKELAECFQIPVTTTLMGKGAFDENHSLALGMLGMHGTAYANFAVTECDLLIAVGARFDDRVTGKLDEFASRAKVIHIDIDPAEVGKNRPPEVPIVGDVRQVLIELLRRCQETGVCGYLDQTKEWLERIDRWRNDYPLVVPQYSDVLSPQEVVVELTKQAPDACYTTDVGQHQMWAAQFLKNGPRKWISSAGLGTMGFGMPAAMGAKVALPDEEVICVAGDASIQMNIQELGTLAQYGINVKTVIINNGWQGMVRQWQETFYDGHYSASNMEAGMPDIPKLAEAYGIKGILVRTREELKNAVAEMLAHKGPVLLDIHVKRDENCYPMVAPGKSNAQMIGLPEHPKTDRVAELIYCNNCGAKNVSTNHFCPECGTKL; encoded by the coding sequence TTGAGTTCTAAAGAATCCAGTGGTGGGGAGGATACTTCCTCACCTCATGCCATACGTGCCACAGGTTCGTTTGCCCTACTTGACAGTCTAAAGCGTCATGGTGTTAAACATATTTTTGGTTATCCAGGTGGCGCAATTCTGCCGATTTATGATGAAGTATATCGTTTTGAAGCCGCAGGTGACATCAAGCATTTCTTGGTAAGACATGAACAGGGTGCTGCTCATGCTGCGGATGGTTATGCTCGTGCTACTGGCAAAGTTGGGGTGTGCTTCGGTACTTCAGGGCCGGGAGCAACTAATTTAGTAACTGGGATTGCTACAGCTTATATGGATTCAATTCCGATCGTAGTAATTACCGGACAAGTACCACGCGCCGCAATTGGTACTGATGCTTTCCAAGAAATTGATATTTATGGAATTACTTTACCAATTGTTAAACATTCTTATGTAGTCCGCGACCCGAAAGACATGGCGAGAATTGTGGCGGAAGCATTCCACATTGCTAGCACAGGTCGTCCGGGGCCAGTTTTAATTGATGTGCCTAAAGATGTAGGTTTAGAAGAATTTGATTATGTGCCTGTAGATCCAGGTTCGGTAAAATTGCACGGTTATCGACCTACATTTAAAGGTAATCCTCGGCAAATTAGCCAAGCAATTAGTTTAATTCGGGAAGCGCAACGACCATTATTATATGTGGGTGGTGGTGCGATCGCAGCTAGCGCCCATTCGGAAATTAAAGAATTAGCTGAATGTTTCCAAATCCCAGTTACTACCACCTTGATGGGTAAGGGTGCTTTTGATGAAAATCACTCCTTAGCGTTGGGAATGTTGGGAATGCACGGCACAGCTTATGCTAACTTTGCGGTGACAGAATGCGATTTGTTGATTGCGGTTGGTGCGCGTTTTGACGATCGAGTAACAGGTAAATTGGATGAATTTGCCTCCCGCGCTAAAGTAATTCACATTGACATTGACCCCGCCGAAGTCGGCAAAAACCGCCCACCAGAAGTGCCAATTGTTGGTGATGTGCGTCAAGTTTTGATCGAGTTGTTGCGCCGTTGTCAGGAAACAGGTGTTTGTGGATACCTGGATCAAACTAAGGAATGGTTGGAACGGATCGATCGTTGGCGGAATGATTATCCTTTGGTAGTACCTCAATATTCTGATGTACTTTCTCCCCAAGAAGTAGTTGTCGAATTAACAAAACAAGCACCAGATGCTTGTTACACTACTGATGTTGGTCAACACCAAATGTGGGCAGCACAATTCCTGAAAAATGGCCCCCGGAAGTGGATTTCCAGCGCAGGTTTAGGCACAATGGGTTTTGGAATGCCTGCGGCGATGGGTGCTAAAGTGGCATTGCCAGATGAAGAGGTAATTTGTGTTGCTGGAGATGCCAGCATCCAAATGAATATTCAGGAGTTGGGAACTCTCGCTCAGTATGGCATCAATGTCAAAACCGTGATTATTAATAACGGTTGGCAAGGCATGGTGCGCCAGTGGCAAGAAACTTTCTACGACGGTCATTATTCGGCATCGAATATGGAAGCGGGAATGCCTGATATACCGAAGTTGGCAGAAGCTTATGGTATTAAGGGGATTTTGGTTCGCACTCGTGAAGAGTTGAAAAATGCCGTTGCCGAAATGCTAGCGCACAAAGGCCCTGTGTTGCTAGATATTCATGTGAAGCGCGATGAAAACTGCTATCCAATGGTAGCTCCTGGTAAGAGCAATGCACAGATGATTGGTTTGCCAGAACATCCGAAGACCGATCGAGTTGCTGAATTAATTTACTGTAATAATTGCGGTGCAAAAAATGTTTCTACTAACCATTTCTGCCCAGAATGTGGCACGAAATTGTAA
- a CDS encoding PAS domain S-box protein, whose protein sequence is MDSKQNHPPEELQFLEKIVINSGKLSQQLSARKSLDAKQQLKSKLPSTNNRLESQFAHSILELRQAYQEIQLQIVENERIQKLLQEQAELLNLVHDAILIRDLNNIISFWNHGAEKIYGFPEHEALAKPYHILLKTQFPRPFSEIQAEVLQKGRWEGELIQTKSDGTQIVVCSRWVLRKNAQNQPQEIIEINKDVTVIKGTEEALFAVGVRFAGILDSAKDAIISLDEQWRITLFNQGAETIFGYSAVEVLHKPINFLISFDSLEKLQLNHGFNNLDYLNKKLLEHSQILGRNKNGKFFPIEVSVSQLELVTGKVFTLILRDITQRVQTEEALRQSEELYRQMFQVTQAIMLIIEPNAGFIIDANSAAYSFYGYAPDRLKQMKITDLSLTPPEQIFSHIFHNNLEKQGCSYSRHRIASGEIRDVEIYFSPITKQGKNLIYSVIHDITERKQAEAALRDNESILRSFYHSAPIMMGIIQVLNDNILHISDNTAAAEFFGSTPEALQNQLARDFSISSQHINKWIDRCYESEKTGNPVYFEYEQNTALGLRLVSVSVCPIQSFHQNTVTTDSNELILSVAKITSKIFQSKGNKLLYCYIINDITNKKKSEENLQKTNEKLTRWIKELEARNQEIILLGEMSNILQACLTTEEAYNTVAQLIEPLFPNMSGAIFVISNSKQLVSAVANWGDVSDTTEMLFTPNECWGLRRGRSHLMESSISAINCQHSHHDSPNVESLCIPMMAQGEALGILYLSTTEKGVLTQAKQQLAITVAEQIALAFANLKLHEVLQQQSIRDPLTGLFNRRYLEESLEREISRAERKQQSVGLIMLDVDHFKRFNDTFGHDAGDTLLRELGIFIKNNIRGSDIACRFGGEELILILPEASLEVTVQRAEQIREGIKHLNLHNRHQQLGTITLSLGVAIFPLHGTTGEMVIQAADSALYQAKGEGRDRVIVAS, encoded by the coding sequence ATGGATAGCAAACAAAATCACCCACCAGAAGAACTGCAATTTTTAGAAAAAATAGTCATTAACTCTGGTAAACTAAGCCAACAGCTATCAGCTAGAAAAAGTTTGGATGCCAAGCAACAACTAAAATCAAAATTGCCCTCAACTAATAATAGATTAGAATCGCAATTTGCTCATAGTATTCTAGAATTGCGCCAAGCTTATCAAGAAATTCAACTACAAATTGTTGAAAATGAGCGGATTCAAAAACTGCTCCAAGAGCAAGCTGAACTGCTCAATTTAGTTCATGATGCCATTTTGATTCGAGACTTAAATAATATAATTAGCTTTTGGAATCATGGTGCCGAAAAAATTTATGGATTCCCCGAACATGAAGCTCTAGCTAAACCATATCATATTTTGCTAAAAACCCAATTTCCTCGACCTTTTTCCGAAATACAAGCTGAAGTTTTGCAAAAAGGACGTTGGGAAGGGGAATTAATTCAAACTAAATCTGACGGTACACAAATAGTTGTTTGTAGCCGTTGGGTATTAAGAAAAAATGCCCAAAATCAACCCCAAGAAATTATCGAAATTAATAAAGATGTTACCGTTATTAAAGGTACAGAGGAAGCTTTATTTGCTGTTGGCGTGAGATTTGCTGGGATTTTAGACAGTGCCAAAGATGCAATTATTTCTCTAGATGAACAGTGGAGAATTACTTTATTTAATCAAGGTGCGGAGACAATTTTTGGTTACAGTGCTGTGGAAGTTTTACATAAACCTATTAATTTCTTAATTTCTTTTGATTCATTAGAAAAATTGCAATTAAATCATGGATTTAATAATTTAGATTACTTAAATAAAAAATTATTAGAACATAGTCAAATTTTAGGAAGGAATAAAAACGGAAAATTTTTTCCAATCGAAGTTTCTGTTTCTCAATTAGAATTAGTCACGGGAAAAGTATTTACCCTAATTTTGCGAGATATTACTCAGCGCGTGCAGACAGAAGAAGCATTGAGGCAAAGTGAAGAACTTTACCGTCAAATGTTTCAAGTAACTCAAGCAATTATGTTAATTATTGAGCCTAATGCAGGTTTCATAATTGACGCTAATTCGGCAGCATATAGTTTTTATGGATATGCGCCCGATCGCCTGAAGCAAATGAAAATTACAGACTTAAGTTTAACACCACCAGAACAAATTTTTTCTCATATTTTTCACAATAATTTAGAAAAACAAGGTTGTTCTTATTCTCGTCATAGAATTGCATCAGGAGAAATTCGGGATGTAGAAATTTACTTTAGCCCAATTACTAAGCAAGGTAAAAATTTAATTTACTCAGTAATTCATGATATTACTGAGCGCAAACAAGCCGAAGCTGCTTTACGCGATAATGAATCTATTCTTCGCAGTTTTTATCACAGTGCGCCCATAATGATGGGAATTATTCAAGTTTTGAATGATAATATTTTGCATATTTCTGACAATACGGCGGCAGCAGAATTTTTTGGTAGTACGCCGGAAGCACTGCAAAATCAATTGGCGCGTGATTTTTCTATTTCAAGTCAGCATATAAACAAATGGATCGATCGCTGTTATGAAAGTGAAAAAACTGGTAATCCGGTTTACTTTGAATATGAACAAAATACTGCTTTAGGCTTAAGGTTGGTATCTGTTAGTGTTTGTCCAATTCAAAGTTTCCACCAGAACACAGTAACAACAGACAGTAATGAATTAATTTTGTCTGTAGCTAAAATAACATCAAAAATTTTTCAATCTAAAGGTAATAAACTGTTATATTGTTATATTATTAACGATATTACAAATAAAAAGAAATCCGAAGAAAACTTACAAAAAACCAATGAAAAATTAACTCGCTGGATTAAAGAATTAGAAGCTCGTAACCAAGAGATTATTCTGTTAGGTGAAATGAGCAATATTTTGCAAGCTTGCTTAACAACTGAAGAAGCTTATAATACAGTGGCTCAATTAATAGAACCTCTATTTCCTAATATGTCAGGAGCCATATTCGTAATTAGCAACTCCAAACAATTAGTTTCGGCTGTTGCTAATTGGGGCGATGTTAGTGATACCACCGAAATGCTATTTACACCCAATGAATGTTGGGGTTTGCGACGTGGGCGATCGCATTTAATGGAATCTTCTATTAGTGCTATTAATTGTCAACATAGTCACCATGATTCACCAAATGTTGAATCTCTTTGTATCCCAATGATGGCGCAAGGAGAAGCTTTAGGCATATTGTATTTAAGCACTACTGAAAAAGGAGTACTTACCCAAGCAAAACAACAGTTAGCTATTACCGTAGCCGAACAAATTGCGTTAGCATTTGCCAATTTAAAATTACACGAAGTTTTGCAACAACAAAGTATTCGAGATCCTCTAACAGGTTTGTTTAACCGACGCTATTTAGAAGAATCATTAGAACGAGAAATTAGTCGTGCGGAACGCAAGCAGCAAAGTGTCGGACTTATTATGTTGGATGTCGATCATTTTAAACGTTTTAATGATACTTTTGGTCATGATGCTGGAGATACTTTGCTGCGAGAGTTAGGAATTTTTATTAAGAATAATATTCGCGGTTCTGATATTGCTTGTCGTTTTGGTGGTGAGGAATTAATATTGATTTTGCCCGAAGCTTCTTTAGAAGTTACCGTACAACGAGCAGAACAAATCCGCGAAGGAATTAAGCATTTAAATTTACATAATCGCCATCAACAATTAGGCACAATTACCTTATCTTTAGGCGTAGCAATTTTTCCCTTACATGGCACGACAGGGGAAATGGTAATTCAAGCAGCTGACTCTGCTTTGTATCAAGCAAAAGGGGAGGGACGCGATCGCGTAATTGTCGCTTCTTAA
- a CDS encoding type II toxin-antitoxin system PemK/MazF family toxin, with amino-acid sequence MPNGILTYQRGEIRWVKLDPTLGVETKKTRPCLIVQNDISNRHSLLTIVMPFLAGTRSAPYAINVAATSVNGLDRNRYIDVAQIRGVDHQRIMDLIGVLEPEYWEQIRLALDIMLGFTI; translated from the coding sequence ATGCCTAATGGAATTCTCACATATCAACGTGGAGAAATTCGTTGGGTAAAACTCGACCCGACTTTAGGTGTGGAAACTAAAAAAACTCGCCCTTGTTTGATTGTGCAAAATGATATTAGTAATCGCCATAGTTTACTAACAATTGTAATGCCATTTCTTGCTGGAACAAGATCTGCACCTTATGCTATTAATGTAGCAGCAACATCTGTAAATGGACTCGACAGAAATCGTTATATTGATGTGGCACAGATTCGAGGAGTCGATCATCAACGGATAATGGATTTAATTGGTGTTTTGGAACCGGAGTATTGGGAACAAATTCGTTTGGCACTCGATATTATGTTAGGTTTCACTATTTAA
- a CDS encoding PAS domain-containing protein gives MNNHKSLKNRHTNIFLIRAICLILQNTPILISIIFSLAALSLWQGTKINDRHQIHRQNVLETTTLYGLTWKGQVWSNKNSLITEQHLILELGLSAGALTVILLAITGKLAQNTQNKKQELEVINRQLEEQISERKKFIEEISQSHQQYESLVNWIEGIVWEVDAETFQFTFVSQKAEKLLGYPVKQWIEEPNFWNNHIHPDDREWAVQFCHTNSQQKHDYEFEYRMIAVDGRVIWLRDLVNVVIENNQLVKLRGVMIDITAHKQDQIALQESEERWQLALRGNNDGIWDWNLKTNEVFFSSRWKEMLGYTEEEISNHVNEWEKRVHPDDLNEVTKLIKAHFAKATPFYISEHRVLCKDGTYKWILDRGQALWDEEGNPIRMTGSHTDITERKNSEKALQESQHFIQRIADATPSILYIYDLLESRNIYVNNEITLILGYTPEEIQKIHSSLFIKLWHPNDLAILSERIKRFDRAKDGEVIETEYRLKDRLGEWHWFYSRDTIFSRTPEGKPWQILGTATDITNRKQMEEELHQANQELNGLVKQLEQRNQEIIRLGELSDVLQACLTIEEAYKVIAQMLQPLFSNISGGIFITSASRKLVEAVAVWEEEVENLSLEEVKKINYSANYKQISLSDSFPSQQLFSPHECWSLRRGRLHFIKGKNSGLVCKHIHTRPAESLCVPMMAQGEALGILYLSAKQPGQITEAKQILAATVAEHIALALANLRLRETLQHQSIRDPLTGLYNRRYLEESLERELHRANKVNQSLVVMMLDVDYFKKFNDTFGHDAGDAVLRELGIFLQKNTRVSDIACRYGGEEFTLIMPETSILDIQERAESFRQGVKCLNLQHQGQHLGVITLSIGVAVYPTHGITGEELIQAADTALYAAKKGGRDRVSICH, from the coding sequence ATGAATAATCATAAATCGCTTAAAAATCGCCATACAAATATCTTTTTAATCAGAGCAATTTGCTTAATATTGCAAAATACACCTATATTAATTAGTATTATTTTTTCCTTAGCAGCCTTATCACTTTGGCAAGGCACAAAAATAAACGATCGGCATCAAATTCATAGACAAAATGTATTAGAAACAACTACTTTATATGGACTAACTTGGAAAGGGCAAGTTTGGTCTAATAAAAATTCATTAATTACAGAACAACACTTAATCTTAGAGTTAGGTTTATCTGCTGGAGCATTAACTGTTATTTTATTGGCAATTACCGGAAAGTTAGCACAAAATACACAAAACAAAAAACAAGAATTAGAAGTAATCAATCGCCAATTAGAAGAGCAAATTAGCGAACGGAAGAAATTCATAGAAGAAATTTCACAATCTCACCAACAGTATGAATCCTTAGTTAATTGGATTGAAGGAATTGTTTGGGAAGTTGACGCAGAGACTTTTCAGTTTACTTTTGTCAGCCAAAAAGCAGAGAAATTGCTAGGTTATCCAGTAAAACAATGGATTGAAGAACCCAACTTTTGGAATAACCATATACATCCAGACGATCGAGAATGGGCAGTACAATTTTGTCACACAAACTCCCAACAAAAGCATGATTATGAATTTGAATATCGGATGATTGCTGTTGATGGCAGAGTAATTTGGTTGAGAGATCTTGTGAATGTAGTTATTGAAAATAATCAACTAGTAAAACTGCGGGGAGTCATGATTGATATTACTGCCCATAAACAAGATCAAATAGCACTTCAAGAAAGCGAAGAACGTTGGCAATTAGCATTACGTGGCAATAATGATGGAATTTGGGATTGGAATCTTAAAACCAATGAAGTATTCTTTTCTAGTCGATGGAAAGAAATGTTAGGTTATACAGAAGAAGAAATTTCTAACCATGTTAATGAATGGGAAAAAAGAGTACACCCAGATGATTTAAATGAAGTTACAAAACTAATAAAAGCGCATTTTGCCAAAGCCACACCATTTTATATTTCCGAACATCGTGTACTTTGTAAAGATGGAACTTATAAGTGGATTTTAGATCGAGGTCAAGCACTGTGGGATGAAGAAGGTAATCCGATTAGAATGACAGGTTCCCATACTGATATTACAGAGCGCAAAAATTCTGAAAAAGCTTTACAAGAAAGTCAGCATTTTATTCAAAGAATAGCTGACGCAACTCCCAGCATTTTGTATATTTACGACTTACTAGAAAGTCGAAATATTTATGTTAATAATGAGATTACACTAATCCTTGGCTATACACCAGAAGAAATTCAAAAAATCCATAGTTCATTGTTTATCAAACTTTGGCATCCCAATGATTTAGCTATTTTATCAGAACGGATTAAACGTTTCGATCGGGCCAAAGATGGTGAAGTAATTGAAACAGAATATCGTTTAAAAGATCGACTAGGTGAATGGCATTGGTTTTACAGCCGCGATACCATTTTTTCCCGAACTCCCGAAGGAAAACCTTGGCAAATTTTAGGTACTGCGACTGATATTACTAACCGCAAACAAATGGAAGAAGAACTCCATCAAGCTAATCAAGAGCTCAATGGTTTAGTCAAGCAATTAGAACAACGTAATCAAGAAATTATTAGACTTGGAGAACTCAGTGATGTTTTACAAGCTTGTTTGACAATTGAAGAAGCTTACAAAGTAATTGCCCAAATGCTACAACCATTATTTTCTAATATATCCGGGGGCATTTTTATTACTAGTGCTTCTCGCAAATTAGTGGAAGCGGTAGCAGTTTGGGAAGAAGAAGTCGAAAACCTTTCCCTAGAAGAAGTTAAAAAAATTAACTATTCTGCCAATTATAAACAAATTTCGCTTTCAGATTCTTTTCCCAGTCAGCAACTATTTTCCCCTCATGAATGTTGGTCTTTGAGACGTGGTAGATTGCATTTTATCAAAGGTAAAAATAGTGGCTTAGTTTGTAAACATATCCACACTCGTCCGGCAGAATCTTTGTGTGTTCCCATGATGGCACAAGGAGAAGCTTTAGGAATACTTTATTTAAGTGCAAAACAGCCAGGACAAATTACAGAAGCTAAACAAATATTAGCAGCAACAGTCGCCGAACATATTGCTTTAGCTTTAGCAAATTTACGGCTACGAGAAACATTACAACATCAAAGTATCCGCGATCCATTAACCGGATTATACAATCGCCGTTATTTAGAAGAATCTTTGGAACGAGAGTTGCATAGAGCCAATAAAGTTAACCAAAGTTTAGTAGTAATGATGCTTGATGTGGATTATTTCAAAAAGTTTAATGATACTTTTGGTCATGATGCAGGTGATGCAGTATTACGAGAATTAGGAATATTTTTACAAAAAAATACTCGTGTGAGTGATATTGCTTGCCGTTATGGTGGTGAAGAATTCACATTAATTATGCCCGAAACTTCGATTCTGGATATTCAAGAACGCGCCGAGAGTTTCCGTCAAGGTGTGAAATGTTTAAATTTACAACATCAAGGTCAACATTTAGGTGTGATTACTCTTTCGATCGGAGTGGCAGTTTATCCGACGCATGGAATTACGGGAGAAGAATTAATTCAGGCAGCTGATACTGCTTTATATGCGGCGAAGAAAGGAGGGCGCGATCGCGTTAGTATTTGTCACTGA